From the genome of Rubripirellula reticaptiva:
GGAACGATCGCTTGGCCAATGGTTTCCACCAAGCAACCCGCTGGTTGCTCGTACAACTGGATCACCAAGTCGTACTGGCCCGGCGGAACACCGTCGATTTGCAGCGCGCCGTCTTCGCTGAGTTTGACGTAATAGTGCACTTTTGCGCCAAGCCATTCAGGGAAATCGTCGCTCTGCAGAATCGCTCGATCAACCGCGTGGTCAGTACCAATGTTTAGCGTTTTAACGCTGCCGGGCTGCCGCAGTCCCGGGGTGCGACTGATCAGATAGTTGATCGACCACTGTTTGCTTAGACCGTCATTATCGCGTCCCGTCGCGACGACTCTTCCGACCACGCGACTTCCTTCACTTCCCAAATACAGATTCTTCGTTTCGCTTGGCCTTAGATTGACCGCGATCGACTGACTGGACGTCATTGGCGAGTCTGCCCATGGTCCCAGATAGGCCTGGATTCGACCGGCCATCGGTGGCAGTCGATCAAATTCGAAGTTTCCTTCGGAATCGGTTGGCGTAAAGAAGGAATCCTGGAATCTTGCCTGCATCAATCCTCGCTTGATCAGCGGGTGGAAGTAAACACCTTCATTTGGAATCGGCTTGTCGCCTTGCATCAAACGTCCAGTAATCTTTGCCCATGGTTGCAACTGGATCTTTCCAAGCGTTCCATCGGTCGGCAAATCAATCTCTGCGAACCCTTGATCGTTGAAGACCCTGACCAGTTGTGGCTCGAAAGTCGCAGGAAGTTGGAACCGGTGCGAACCAGTCACTTTCATCGCAATTCCGAAGCTCGAATCAGGACGCTCGATCCGAAATTGCGGAGCCGACGTTGGCGTGCCGACCGCTACCATGAAATCGAACGCGCGCGAGCCATCAGGATTCGCGACTTCGGCTTTGACCGATGCGGCAGGCTCTAGTTGAAAGTCTTCGCGAAGGGGAGCATCGCCGACTTCCATCGACTTGGTTGCCAACGCGGTGCGATATCCTTCGGCTTCGATTCGAACCATGTATCGGTTGCCCGTTTGCCCATGGCTATTGATCGGAATCTCGTACTTGCCGTCCGTTGCTTGGCGCCGATCTTGAAAGTTCGTTGAATAGAAGTCTGGCCGGAAAGCCTTCACAGGCACGACGGAAAATTCCTTGATCGGCTCACCTGTTTGTTTGTCCGTCACCTCGCCATAAATCGTCATCTGTGGCGACAATTCAATTCGGTGTGGCTGGTCTCTAGCAACCAAAGCAACTTCGGTGTTTACGAAACCCTTTTTTCCGAAACTGTAGACAACCGCGTCCTCCGGTGCCCAGTCCCATTGGTAGTTTCCGATCGAGTCTGATTTTCTTGGAATCCCGCTCTCGGGAACATTGGGATGCTTGTTGTTATAGATCGCTTCGGTTCCCCGCCACTCGCCGATTCCTACATCGACATCCGGAACTGGCTGGCCGTCCCGGTCAACGATTTTAAGCACGAGGCGATTACCGGCTTTCAACTTGAAATTGAGATCTTTTGACGTTGTGTCGAGATCGAAGTTGACCTGCTGTGGCGCAAAACCCGGTGCAAGTATGGTGACGGGATATTTCCCGGGGCTGAGCGGCAAGCTTCGATAGCGTCCCGATTGGTCAATCGCAACTTCGTTGTCCCCTTCGGCCCAATAAGGTCGGTCGTCCCAAATAACCAGTCCTTGGGTAACCGGTTCTCCATCTGGCCCTGTGATCTTGCCGCGGATCCGCAAACCCGAATTGAGCTTGATTTGGGCCGTTCCCGCTCGCAACTGTTCGGTGGTCACGCCCTGCTTTGCCTGCAGTTCGCCCCAGCGAGTGTCGCCGGCGAACTCGGGATGAGTTACCTGTAGCCGAAACTTGTAGTCCTTTTCATTTTTCTTCTCAGGTGCGTTTAGGATTTCCCACTTTCCGTTTCGGTCAGTCACCACGGCATCGTCCCCATCGGCGAGCCAAGTACTAATTATGGGATCGGGATTCGATGTCCAAGGCGGCTCCGCAACGTCGACTCTTGCTTCGACGATTGCTCCCTCAATCGGCTGGCCCTGCAAGTCAACAATGGTCCCGCCGAGTCGAACGCCCCGCTCTAAGTAAAAGGTGTAACTTCCGGGGATCTTGTCGCCACCTTGGTGAGTTCCGTCCGCAAAGTTCAGAAACTGTGGTACATATCCAGGCTTGGACGGCCACATTCGAAGAATGCGAATATTCTTTGGCAAACGCACATCGACTTCACCCTCATTGTTCGATTGGTAAGTCTTTGTCGGAAA
Proteins encoded in this window:
- a CDS encoding M56 family metallopeptidase; the encoded protein is MFNDALLGYAIRSCVALLVTVAIAFWLRRRSASMRHHVWTMGLLGCLMIPILNLATPSWNLPVFPDRNADGRIAEQSTDSRGTTNKKANPKETLLGESEEFSRQQPATDRSGLETVGGQQTMRLVSPSPTVEELTGSLGEQSADVLESLNSPVADVTLFTFLAKISGWVWLSVASFLGIRLIMRWSQVRRMLSRCKPTVDDRLDKIFADVCSEMNIGRRPRLLSASTTTSPLVAGVLNPVLVMPETATGWTETQLRMVFTHELAHIARHDLLIQSLGDLACVVNWFNPLAWYASNQMRSLREIACDDFVVVHFRQPADYADVLMKIAKACRQQSPVMTVSMARVNSVSQRMLSIIDGSRERSPVSRPATCWTFAVSTMLIGMLSAVQLTATAQTPAAPHEKLSAQKSDFQATEDLDEAKTARTIRVRIVGDDGKPIANADLLVSIWEIERTGDFPTKTYQSNNEGEVDVRLPKNIRILRMWPSKPGYVPQFLNFADGTHQGGDKIPGSYTFYLERGVRLGGTIVDLQGQPIEGAIVEARVDVAEPPWTSNPDPIISTWLADGDDAVVTDRNGKWEILNAPEKKNEKDYKFRLQVTHPEFAGDTRWGELQAKQGVTTEQLRAGTAQIKLNSGLRIRGKITGPDGEPVTQGLVIWDDRPYWAEGDNEVAIDQSGRYRSLPLSPGKYPVTILAPGFAPQQVNFDLDTTSKDLNFKLKAGNRLVLKIVDRDGQPVPDVDVGIGEWRGTEAIYNNKHPNVPESGIPRKSDSIGNYQWDWAPEDAVVYSFGKKGFVNTEVALVARDQPHRIELSPQMTIYGEVTDKQTGEPIKEFSVVPVKAFRPDFYSTNFQDRRQATDGKYEIPINSHGQTGNRYMVRIEAEGYRTALATKSMEVGDAPLREDFQLEPAASVKAEVANPDGSRAFDFMVAVGTPTSAPQFRIERPDSSFGIAMKVTGSHRFQLPATFEPQLVRVFNDQGFAEIDLPTDGTLGKIQLQPWAKITGRLMQGDKPIPNEGVYFHPLIKRGLMQARFQDSFFTPTDSEGNFEFDRLPPMAGRIQAYLGPWADSPMTSSQSIAVNLRPSETKNLYLGSEGSRVVGRVVATGRDNDGLSKQWSINYLISRTPGLRQPGSVKTLNIGTDHAVDRAILQSDDFPEWLGAKVHYYVKLSEDGALQIDGVPPGQYDLVIQLYEQPAGCLVETIGQAIVPVSIESESSTKDLAEINVECRSGPRVGSDMRAFKFISAESRERNVNEMKGQYVLFHVWASWCAPCIASMPNVRSAATSYDERPLTVVGLNVDDIAQQPKAKSLVQDGKWNWAMNYLGSDSAMMRQLAVSSIPAYYLVGPDGKLLMSSNQWSEVQAALDAELSE